CAACTGCTTGACCTTCTTGGGGAACAAGGCGGCTGTCTACTTTGTCTTGGTGAACAAGCAGGGTTTCCTTTATAAACAGAAAGTCCCAACCAATTTTCTTCGCCAAAGCTACAAATTTCACTTGCTCTCCTTCTGGATTCTCAGGTACGTGTTTTCTGAAATTCCAATTCCTTTACTTTTTCATCAGCTAATGTGAATCGTCGTTTTACCTCTATCATTAATTTTCGCGTTGCATAATTTTTGTCTGTGCTTCCATATCAAGCTGCTGATTTAGTTTTTTCTTTTGGCGAAAATTGTTCGAGATTCTGTAATTGATCAAACGTATGATGCATTATTGCTTTAGATTTGGTTTGTTTGCTCTGAAAGGTAGTATTTTTTGTCTACGGCATTATGTCGAACACTTGGTGTGCAGTTCGATAGCACTTGTTTGTTAGCAAGTTTATGTAAACTATCATGCAATTATAATTGTGTGATGTTATATTGTGTTAATGGAACTTTAATTCTTGATGATAAGAGGCAAACAGTTGCATCGAATCAAATTGGTTCTTTTAAATTTTAATTAAATTTTGGGACCTAACTTGTACTGATGTGCTAATAGGGGTATGTAAGCTAACTAGCATGTAGATGAAATTTAGGATTTAAAGCAGAAAGCTACTTGTGATAATGTGGTAGCTCCGACTCGTATACCTTATTATTTTCTCTCGAACTTGCTTTTCTTGAGATTTGGTGTGGTTGCTCGATTGGTAGCGATATTTTGTCTGCTGCATTACTTAGAACACCTGGTGTGCAGTTCAATAAAACTTGTATTCCGAAAATCTTTGTAAAGTATCAATTTTTGGTGTTGTATTATGTTAACGAAACTTTCAAACTTGTTGCATCTGATCAGATTGTTCCTTTCCATGAAATCTTGAGAGAAATCAGTTTGCTTTTTTGTACGGATAAGGGCGCTTATCATAACAAACATGTAGATGGCATTTAGCAACTTGTGATAATGTCATAGCTCACTAGCTCAGGGCTCAAACAGCTTATTAATTTCTCTCAAACTTATGTTTCTTGCGTTGATGACCCTGAGATATTATCTAAACCAGCCGGTCACCAAGTTGGGCAAATAGAGTAACTGCCATTTTTGTTGATTCTTTTGATTCTTACTATTATATTCACTTGAAGAGTCTTGCTACCTGTGGTTTTGACTGGTGATGGTCGAATTTCGAATTAGTTGTTCTCTACTTTTTATGTTCTGTTTTTGAGATATTCTTTGATGATTGGTTGTACATTGTAATGATATGATCAAACTTCTTGCAGTGGCTTGTTTTTACCGATGCCTGTGAAGTTTAAAATGAGCAGTTTCATTTCGTTAAATTGTTAGACCATGGGTGACAACTTTTGTAATGAAAACTTGTTTCAGGTGTTGGTGAAGATGGAATCACAGAAAAGCCAAGTTGAAAATCAGCCTATTGAACCAACCACTACTGCACTTGCTGCTGGAACAACCCCTACTCCCCCTGCTGCTGCTGCAACCCCCACATCATGCCGAAAAAAGAAGAATGAACAAGCTACTTTCTTGGAAGATGTGAAGGATCACATTGATGAGTTTATCCACGCTTCTATGGATGAACATGTGTCTTGCTTCAAGAAGACCATTGACAAGGTTTGTTCTTGCTTCAACTTCAATGCTGTTGCTAAATACTGCTTACCCAACAAGCATGTCATTCTATAATTGGTCGCTGATTGGGTGACTTTTGCTTTCATTTCAGATGTTTAAAATGTCAAAGGTTGTTGCTGAGAAGAATGCTGCTGATGCCAAGGGAGTTGAGAGTTCTTTGCCGCTTCAAACAACTGTAGCAGACTGATTCCATCTCCTATTTTAGGTGGTTCTGTAACTCCAAGACTAATAACTTTGCTCCTTGACAACTGAATTTCCGTGTGTTTATGTTTATGGCACTCCGGTTTCATTTCAACTAGCTTGTAAACTTAAGCTTGTAAAGGACGACTGTCATGAAGTCGATTTCGTAGTTGATAATGGTAGGAATGCTCTGGTGATCCAAACATGTGTTATTTTAGCATGTAGCTAGTCACTGTTGGATTTGATCCAAAAGGTAAATCTTTTTCCACCCCGTGATTCTCACACCTTCAGCCAATTAAAGGTTAAAATTAGTATTAAATAGGCATTTTCTCAAAATAAAAATCGGTAAGATGAATTGCATCTCATATAATTGAAGCATTGGACTATCATGTTACAGGAAAACTATCAAAATCTGCCCAAGTGAAAATTGAAGATCGCATTGATAATTACGCTACGATCACCAATGGTTGGTATGAGATCATAAATTATGGTCCATTTTAGATGTTTCTGGTTCTCTTCTAGCTTAGCTACTGGTTGACCTATTGCTTTGCTCAAACTAGTGCCCAAGCAAGGGGGGCACATGCTTTCTCTCGTATACTGGAGGGGTTGGTGAACAAACCCGGACCCTTTGCAAACTTTGAATTGCTAACAAACCATCTAGTAGAACCTGGATCCACTCAAGGCAACGCAAATTTTGTATTGGGGGCAGTGTCGGATCATCTACCAACAATAGTCTTTCTTAAACAAGTATGTAAATACTTTTCTTTCTAAAAATGGGTGAGCTAGGATTGAGGGGATCAAAGTTACTGCTTAGGGTGGCTTCAACAATACATACTAACTTTGGACAATGCTCAGCGAGACATAAACCCGAGCAAAGAAATACGAGCAGCGACCGTGAAACACTCTTAATAACATGATGTATCAAAATTTAAAAATTCGCAAGGCGACCAAAGTGATGCAACCACCAAAATTCCATTGTAAACTTCTGAACACCAATCAAATCATCAACCGAGCCACAAAAATACAGAATTTGCTGATAAAATAGTCCGAGGTTCACATTCAAAACCAATTGGCAATGAATGGAGTGACCCAAACCCTTATAAACCCACAAGCAAAGTCTCAATTCCCGATGTGGGATATATATCTCAACACGCCCCCACATGTGTGACGAATTTTCAAGCCTAACACGTGGACAACATTTTAGGTGACGTGGAGTGCGTGTGGCCATTGGACTTCACACGTAGACGTGGGTAACCCGCCCTGATACCATGATAAAATAATCTGGAGTTCACATCCAAAACCAATTGGCGATAGAGTGACCCAAATTTTTATAAACCCACAGGTAAAGTCTCAATTTCCGATGTGGGATATATATCTCAATCTCAACATTTGCCTCCAAATTTCAATCCTAAAAGTCTAGGTGGTGACCAGAATCTTGATTCCCAATAAATTCTGATGGGTATTTGGCCATCTGGCAAAACCTCATCGCGGGAAACATGCTTATCAACTACTTCAAACCCAGTTTCCCGCCTTTTCTTCACCTTATAAATCTATCTATTTTCAAGTTTAAGCCTCAAAGCGATTAGGGATCCAAATCTAAACGTCAATGATTATTAGTTTCTTGTTAATTATTAATTCCATTTCTGTGGCTTCCCGTTTTGGATTTTAGTTCGAGTCTGATTGTGTGAAGCTTGTGTTGTCTCACTTATATGCATTGAATATGATCATGATGAAGAGTTGAAAACTAGTATTTGATACAAACTTATAAGATTCCATAGAGCAGCTTAAGCTGAATCTTACACTTGGAAATTCAGAGTACATAGCTATATTACATGCATATATAGGATTAATTGTTTATAGCAACAAATTAAGAAAGCGGCAATCTAATTAACAACACAGAAGAATCACGGGTTTGTGATAACTTCGATCAACTACTAGAAACTGTACTTAGTACTATACCACAGCGTCGTCATCGAATTAAACGAATCAGAAGATCCAGCTAGCGATGAGTCTTTATTCATTAACTAGTCGGTACATGGAGACATCTTGTGCTGCTGCATCAGTGGAGCTTCAGGTTCCTCATCCTGTAAATTTAGCAGACAAGGCTCAATGGGATTAGCTCTAGCTTTGGCTAAATATTAACTCTAATGTGCCACATTAACTCTAATGGGTTCATGTGGATGAAGGCTTGCAACTAGCTTTGTGTTGCTCGAGGTTAAAATAGGTTCAGTCTGAAGTTTGGAGATTACTTGTAGTTTTGTACACCCAATAGCTAGCAGCTTCTAATATATTGACCATTAGATATATATGTAAACGTAAGAGTAAGAAGTGGGTTAGCAGAGGTCAATGGTCCAGTGGATGGTCCTATTATAGCATAGAATAAGATGCAAAGAAAAAGCTTGCTGATGTTGAATGGTAGTAGAAGAATTTAAGCCCAGAAATTTCACATTGTGTTGTCAAAGAATCAGAAAGTAACATTAGTATATGTCATTGTGTAATTAGGTGGTGGAGGAGGACTTTGACAAATAGTATTAGTAAAGACTACCTCTTTTCCTCATCATGACCGATGTTCCCACTCCCACCAGAAGTCCTGTAATCCGGGAAAGGAACTTGGCCGGACTCGATATGCTTCACATCTTCCACAAGAAGGTCATAGTGCCTCTTGACTTCCTCGGGAGTCTTGTTTCCGACAGCCCTAGCAACATTGTACCAGCGGTCGGGGGTGTCCTTGTCGTAAAGGGCTAGAGCCTTCTCGAAGGCCTTGTTCTGCTTGGCGGTCCAAGAGGAGCCAGAGTTACGCGAAGACATTGAGCTTGATGCCATTGAGGAGCAGTATTGAAATGGTTTTCTAAAGGGGTGAAGGGAAAAGGAGAGAGTGAGGAGAGGGTGATTATGAGCAGGAGTGATCAAGACTTGAGTCAAGAGTTGTGTGATGTGTGCAGAGTGGTGGAAATGCTTGCCCTTTTATAAGCAAGGTTGAGGGGCTTGGGGTTGGGTAGTGCCAGTTGGCAAAGAGATCTTGCAAAAATGATGTGGAATTTGTATGATTTGTCTCCCTAGCTACCACAAAAACAAGAGGAAGACTAAACAGAAGTGAGAATCAGTATCTCCAGGAATTTTTGACACACAAATAATCCATAAAGTTTATTTAGTAAAGTCGTTTTCTTTCCTGCCCTTCTCTTATGTATATTTGTATCAGAAAGACGGTTTTCCTTGTTAAGAGCAAGGAGGTTTAGTAATAATGCAAGAGATACATACAGGTCGGATTTTCAATCATCTCCTTCTTTTGGCAAGACATGTTTTTTAATCTTTCTGCTTGTTTATTACAAGTTCAAAAGGTACCCACAAAACCTCAAAACTAATCTCTTGTTTGAGTTGCAAATTGACTTAACTGGCAATAATTATCAATATATTCAAGGGAATCGTTCTTATTCTGTACTTGGGTTAATGTAAAATGCATTAGAAGTTATGAAACCACTTCAACTGGTCAATTCAAGCTCAAAACCCTAGAAGATCTTATCTCCGGATTTGGTAAATTTGGAAGCTTGCCTGCTTATGCATAAAGGGGGGTAGTTTGGGAAGTTAGAGGCCTTGTGCATTAAGACATAAACATTCCAAATGAGGTAAAAACAAAGTTGAAATACTATCTAGGTGATCGAGCTTCTTCATCTGTTGAGATCTCATCCAGATTACCCTTCTGTTTTACTCTCTAACTTGCATGGTCACTCAGGTGGGGGTCCATATGATTCAAACATCAGATTGATCGTACAAAACTTTCACGAGAACATCGTAAACCCCATTTTTCATTTTCATCTTCTTCTGGTTTTTTTCGAAGAGCTTTGTAGTTAGCAAGAGGCCTCTGTGTACTGAGAATAAGTGATGATCTTGCTTTAGTGTACTGTGTCCTGAACAATCTTCCAAGCTAAGCCAGCTAGCTGGGTCCTTATAATGATGCATGGTTTGTACGTAGAGATATTTTTTATCACAACCTGAAATATCCCATCATCTGGTATAATCAGAGTTCTACTAATATTTCAGTTGCACTTAAACTCCTAGTAATTATGGAAAACCAACGTTTTTCTTGATTAAATTTGCTAACAAAGCAGAAAACCCTTGATTCTGGATATTTGAGTTCTGCTAGGAAATAATAATTGAGATCAATTATTTCATGCTCATTATTTTTGTTCCTTTCATGTGTCAAACAGTTGAAAAAAGCATTTGTAGAGAAATACAAATTTCAGTACTATCATACAGAACAAAGATATCCATACATGATCATTTTGCCTTGTCTTTAGCTGTTGCTCACTTGCTTCAGTATGGTGCATTGGACTGGAGTCGGAAAAACATTAGTTCATTACAACTGCCCACTTGTTTTTCATATTGTAGCTCATTTCAATCCAGAAATCATTGTTCTCAGTTTCTATATTTAGTTATCGGTAGGGTAAAAGAAAAAGGGGCTTAAAGCTTACCTCTCTCGGGGTGAACAAAGAATACTTTGAGTTTGGTTCTTATTCTGGTTTTTTGCTTCTATTATTCATGATGAACAGCTACAGCTATGTCTTAACTGATCATCCTAGTCAGGGACGCATGGGCAACCGACTTGCAATAATGTCAAAGAATCCTTCATAAGCCATTGTTCACTTGCCCGCCATGTGAACTTTTGAACTTATGAAAGCTGCAAATCTGCAATAGTGAACAGCATGCATAATGTTACTTATTGTTAAAGGTTTCTGTAATTTAGTGTTTGGTAGCAATTAGGACACAGTTGCTAGATATTATATTTTCTGATAAGAAGCGAGTAAAGATATAAATTGCTTTATTTCTTTGCATCATCCTGTATCGAGTACCTAGCTAGTTCTTTTAATTTGTGGACTGCAGCATTAACGTAAAGTCTGAAGAAAACAATAGATTAGAACATCATAACGTACCATTCTAGTTTCATGCAATTTTAATTATCTCCGCAGAAGCTATAAATATTATGTGACTTTTCTATTAGCTTTGCAGAATTGTAGTAGTCGGTTTAATTAGCATAACACAGAGTTAAGGGATATCCCAATCAAGAGAGAGTGACAGAATGTTTTCGGTGAAGAGCAGATATCAGATTGGAATAAAAGACTAAGTCGGAGGCATCAGATTTTAGAGGGCGGTGATGTGATGCCATGGCTTTACTATTGCAACTTGGTTAAGGTAGCCCCAAGCTATGTCTATAGTTGCCAAAATCCTGCAAGTATACCTCAGTTGAGTCAATTCAAAACCACTAAGGTTCCACAAAACTAGGTTTTATATCGATTGGGGTGTACAGAATTGGAATAGCTGAAAAAGGAGACTTCTGTGCCTGAGAAATGCAGGGTCCTGCAACTTTTGATGATGCTATAGTGATAGAACGGTTGGTGCTATTGGAGTTTATATTGATTCTCATATATTTTCATGGCACATGATTTCCAGAGGAGTATTGGACATGCTATATTTAACATTTAAATTGCACTTTTGTTTGCAAATGTAAATTTTATCTTAGGCATATTACTGATAGACTACTAGAATGCAAGCTTAAGGTTTAAGATAATATATCTACACGTGAAGAGGAACAGAAGTTGAGATATATATAGAGAGATGTTTTGGTGCAGCCCGAGCCTCTGCACCTTTCGAACCAGAAAGGAAGGGAGGAATGAGGATTGGAGGATTAAAACTCGAAATCTCCTACGACTAATAAAGCTCTCAAAGTATATTGCACAAGTGCACAACCATGGGACCGTAAGTACTTTTAAGATCAGGGAATGAGCCAACAAACTGTATTGAGCTCAAAGTTATCTACATTTGAATTCGAATATCATCAAAAGTTGATCTAAGAGACTACGATACCAGATTGCTCTCCACACATTTTTGTGTCAACTGTAGTTTCCGTCCATATGACTTCTCTACATTTCCCATAATTTTCATTAACCAACAGCTTGAGTTTTTCTTGTAATGTTACTGCAGCCGTCATCGAAACATCGAAAGCAAATGTGATGCCTCCATTGTCAAGTTGCAGCAATCAAATCATGGGATACCGACCACACGCTAATGGGGCTATCACTTATCATTAGTTGAAAATAACTTTGAGCAACTTTCTAGGAATGTATACTTAATAAAGATGCCTTGAGATACAGTCTCCTAGCAATATATGGAATCCTTATCATTCAGTCTATCTCTAACGGAAAGTTTAACCTCAGATTCCTCCTCTCTTTCAGGACTGCTATGCTTTTAGAACTGGTCCTTCCTTACAAGTTGGAAAGCTGCTTAACCTTGGGACTCTGTTGGTCCAAGAGTACGTACAGTATAAATTTCTGCTTAGTATTTTCTATGTATAGATTGGAAAGTTTTTATCTAAAATGTTGTTCACATAATTAAGGTCTTTAGTTTACATTGATGATGTTACAGAAGGATGGAATTAGGAATCTTCAACTAAATGGTGAGGGAAAACAGTCCACCCAGCCACACCTGTCTAGACTGGTCCAAATAAGCTGGACATAAGAGCATAAAATTCACAATTTGAATGGAATCTAGATTAAAAGGGGATATGTGGAATATATGGGGAAGGATTTTTATGAAATATATGTGTAGTACGTGGAGGATATATATGCATGGAAGTGAGATCAATGCGCTGTATGTCGGTTCAAATTTTCGGGTTTAGGGTTTGGCTCTCAATATGTGAAATCCAAGTACTTGTACTCGATCATAACGTCTTTTACCCTTCAAGTTAGAGCATTCGACTCAAAACTAACTAGTCATTGGAAGAAGAATAACAAATTGCAAGAATCATCTCATCCAAATGATTCTAAGGTTATTGCTTCTAAGTTCTTTATTCCACAACTAGTCATCCGTGAGTCGAATTCAGAACCATTCTGGATTGATAGCACTTCTGTGGCTTATATGAGGATAATAAGCATAAAGCATATCTGAGCACAACCAATCAGCAGCATTCCATCCATTTTGAGTGCATGCACCAAAGATTGTTATCATTTGTCAAGATCATATATGGTTGAAGAGGATTATGTTGTGGAAGAACTTGGCTGTTATAGAGGCAGCAAACTCATAATTTCATCTCTCGTATCAATGCTGCGTGAAGAACTGTACTGTGATTCTAGAGTAGAATACAATCAAAAGCAAGAGACCGAGATATTGTGGGACATGGATTCTCACATCCTCAAATTCTTACACAGTTACACACTTTCAAAACTTTTGTGGAGTATATATGGGTCGATTTCGATCTAGTACCTGATTTTCAAACTTTATTCAATGTCGGACACAAAATATGAAATTCTTTACAATTTTTTGGCTTCTAACAAAAAGCCCGGCATGAGTCACAAGGCATTAATTTTTTTCTGGGTGTGTTTAAGCCTGAAGTCTCTAAGTTTCTCAAGATCATGGAAACGTTAATGCGAGAGCGACTTTAGCTCATACCTAAGATGATCTTCGCGCTATGTGTACCTTGATGCATCAACTCATGAACGGGTTTACAGAAGCTTTCTATATTACTAAAGTGGTAGACGAGCTTCATGCATAATACACCACTCTGACCTCGATCATCAACTGCATGAAGGTACGTTGGTGAAAATATATGAAGAGTACGTACACATTAATGTATCTAAGAAAGTATGAATCAACGGTAAATGTGAGCTCATTTGTGCTGCTATGCATGTAATCTTTGATTTTCTGTTGAAAGTGATCGAGGGTGGCATTGCAATGATTTGCAAATGTAGGTCTGGAAGTTAAGAAGTTTGGCATCCGTATGGCGATACGTTAGGAATATGCGGAAGAGCTATTTGAGCTGAAATCGAAGGGGAGCAACTATAGGATTTCTGAAGAAGACAATAAGGAGTTTTATGATCGTGATTGTCATGAATATCATTTTCTGATTTTTCAGTTTGAGGATCTGGTCCAGGTGGAGAACCAAAAGGAGCTCAACCAAAACTCTTGAAACTGATCAGCCATTCCACTCTTGTCTAGCTTGGATCGCAATCCGACTCCCAAGCTGAATTCTTTGAACAAAATCCGAGTCAGCTGAGTTATTTTCTGTGTTTGTGCGTGCCTGTGTGTATGTGTGTTTTTAAGATGAAACTAGGGAAGATATTGTTGAAGGTGTAACATACAACCTAATAATATGAGCTATGAAGCATTTGAATTCACCTGTAAGCAGACTAAGAGAAACATTTGAATCAATAAGTTTCATCACTTTTGACAAAAATAGAAGAAAATATAGCAACATGCTCAATTTTGCTTGGGAAGTGGATGAATTGTGTAATTTGATGTCATGATGAAGTTATCGTATACAATCTAAAACCAACTATACTATGGAGCTATAAACTCCTGCAAATGAACGTATAGTATTTCACTCAAAAGAAGCTATGTAAAGTTTCATCTCTGTAGAAAAAAATAGATACTGATAAAATTACAAAGGTGCATGCGCTAGCCACCTACTGATCATATCAAAACATTCCTTTGGATTGTATTCTGGAGCTGTATGTCCTCCTCCCTACACAATTGCAAACCCAGAATAAGTTTTGAAATGTGGTTTCCACTTTGGACTGTATTAATGTAAGAGAGAAGAAACTCAGATGTTTTCTCATGCCTTGATAGTCGCATATGTCAAATTATACTCTTTATTTGAATAGTAAAGTGTGTATCTGCAAAATAAAATCAATCAAACAATGAATGAATTTAACCCTTCTTTTTCAGTTCTAAATCTTAAAAAGTCATAGAAACAATAAAACTGAGATATATACAAACCCTGCAACTTGATCATTAGAGAACCATGGTCTCCAATCCTCTTCAATTGTAAAGTTCATAGATTCTATCCATGCTAGTGTACTTATATATGGAACACTCATGTCATGATCACCACTACACAAGCCAAGCAAGAAAGCTATTAATTATGAGAAAATTAAAGACTGCCCATTATTGTCTATGGGATGTGAAGTGTTAACTAGTAGCAAACTCCAATACTGGCGCCAGTCGCCAATGTGACAATTGGAGCTGAGATTGAGAATTCAAAGACTTCACCTGTAGATTAGAGCACGAAGGGACTTTTGGCTAAGATTTCGATGATACTCAATATTACTTGCGATGTCAAAAGTATAGGGAGTAGTTTTATTGCATTTAGTCCATTGCCCCTTTGTTCCCTGAGTGTTATTGTAAAGTATACCATTCAGAGGTCAAATCAATGGCCACAATTTTCCATACAAATAAAGGTAGCAAACATACCTCCCGAATGTTAAGAGCATTGCGAACATTCATATCATTTTGCCAAAGAACAGAATACCGAATTTTATCTTCCTACAAAACCAGCAAAGCTAGTTTATCATGATTGCATGACAATTCTTCATGTGCTGAGTGATTTAAATTGATGAAATTCTTCTCTGCAAATATTATATAGTTTTCCATAACTAATCAAATAAAATATGAGATATAGAACTCTTTCAAGAAATAATTTATCATATACAGACGTGTGTGTGTGTGTGCGTGAGAGAGAGAGAGAGAGAGAGATTTACCCTACACATGTGTACCATAGGAAACGAAAAGTCTAAGAAACTGTCATCATTAGACTCCCAGTTCATCTCCAGAATAGAATTTTGGGGGTTTTCGTTGATATCTGGAAGGCAAAATGGTGCCAATATATGTTCATTATCAATTCTCCCAATGCACTGCAGATCCAAAAAACTATATCAAATCCAAAATGGAACATGTTCATTGGAATGAATGTTATCAAGAAATTTGAAATGAGTATACTTGTTATATCTAATTATTTCAAAAGCTGTTTCTGCAGTTTTGGTATCATACATTGCAAACAAGAAAAATGCTTTGATTATTCTGTTGTGGCAAGACATCACATAGAACATACATGTGAACAATAGAAATCCATGCATCTATATCAATTAACAGATAAAGAAGAAAACATTCATATGATCTACTAAAATAGATCACTACCGTCCACATAATGTGAATCATAGAGAACTTATGGCCCTCTTACCTCATCAATTGCTTGAAGGCTGTTCAGGCACAGTTTATTGTTTGGATCGAGATCCACAAATTCGCCCTTGCAATTCTTGTTAGCTGACTAGAGTAATAGAAAGAAGTCAAATTTATAACATCAAAAAGTTTAACATACACAAGCAGAACTCATCTCCACACACACACACACAGAGGGAGGTTTAACAGAGGACCTCCACAAAAAGAACAGAGATATATAGTTGGCCAAAGCCAGTCATGGCAGTGTACAGACTTGCAAAACTAGCATCTACCAAGATTAAGCTTCAAAAGAGAAAAAAGATAAGAAAAAGAAAAGTTCTGATATACATCAAAAGGTTTATATGATCAGACCTAGTTATTCTTAGAAGCCGAGTGGAAAACTTGACAACCAAGGGTGAAATACCTGATATATCCTATCTGATATAAGTCCCAGCTGATGAGCATACACAATTCTTGAATTAACATCCTGCTGTCCATTTGAAACTGGATTGCCAACTATGTATCCCTGAATACAATGTACAGAAGATAAATTTCAGCACAATTTCTTAAACCTTGAAACTTTTATAAGGTGTTGGGATGGCAATTGAAGTACCTTGAGATTCAAATTTGGCTTGATTCCAGCTTCAATACCTACAACATAACAAACAAACGAAAAGGTGTGCAGAATAACAGTATTAGAGTTGCAATTTAGTGAACTTCATGTATATGGATTTATATAGATAGATTCATTTTGTGTGTGTGATCAATTTCATGTGCAAGTTACCATCAGTTATCTGCAGGGCAATGATGGGAACGATTTTGCCAGAGTAAGAATCACCAGCAACATAGAACGAATTTGCAAGAAACTTGGGATGCGCTGTAATCCACTAAATAAGTTCAAGAATAAAAAGGAAAACTAGATCAGTATGAGAGAAATAAGTAATGCTACACACACCAACTCTGTTCCCAACACCAGTCTACATGGTTTTACATCATGTGAGAGAGTTGTGATGAAACATATATAAAGTTTATGTAGTACTAGTCTGGTGTATGTAGCATAATTTAATTATTCTGAAGTAACTAATGCTTTACTCTTAAATAAAACATAAAAGATTTAAGTAACTAATTCTTCACTGACTCTTGCAAATAATCACTCACCTTTAACAGAAACTCATAAATCCGGGTTGAATGTAACGTATCACTAGAGATTAACCCATGGGAAGTTGTAGAGTAGGAGTAACCAGTACCAGCAGGGGCATCTACGAATATTATGTTTGCTACCTACAAACCCAGAGGACCACTTTCAATAATACTAGTACAATAAAAGCCATCAAATAGTCGGTTACATTAATCATTAACAATTTAACAGGAAAGTGAAGGATTCAGAAAGAGAAATTCACCTTGTTCCATGAGTTTGGATTCAGAACTAGTGTTAATGGATCCGTCGATAAATTTGTAAGTTCAAAAGACATTGGACCTGTAATGATTGATTACAAAGTTATCAGTGCCATTTTCATATTAGACCAAGCATCCTGAAGTCGGGGTAATTCCCACTGTTACCTAATAAACATCAGATTAAAACCAAGTTTTCCCTTTAAAGAAGGTCTCTTTATTTCCATACTCATATGCTCTCTAGAAAAAGTAATTGTCTCTTCAGCTAGAGTTTCCATGCGCAAATATTCACAGTTCAACTTTCTATTTCACCTTATTACTTTGGTCAGTTTTTCAAGTAAGCAATGAAGTAAAGTTTTTTATAGACGTGTAACACTACTAAATTGGTTAGATGAAATCCCATCATCCATTACTTATTGATGCGATCTGTTCTATTATCTTGAAGGTCCATGAAACTGGCATATTGGAAACTAGTAAGGATCTCTCCCACCCCCCACCACCCCCCCCGGCATATTGTGCCTTCTGATAATGAGAATTAGAAAAGAAAAATGAAAATATATTACCAATTTCATAGATGAGGCCATA
The window above is part of the Fragaria vesca subsp. vesca linkage group LG2, FraVesHawaii_1.0, whole genome shotgun sequence genome. Proteins encoded here:
- the LOC101299043 gene encoding uncharacterized protein LOC101299043; protein product: MGDNFCNENLFQVLVKMESQKSQVENQPIEPTTTALAAGTTPTPPAAAATPTSCRKKKNEQATFLEDVKDHIDEFIHASMDEHVSCFKKTIDKMFKMSKVVAEKNAADAKGVESSLPLQTTVAD
- the LOC101299335 gene encoding transcription factor RADIALIS-like, which codes for MASSSMSSRNSGSSWTAKQNKAFEKALALYDKDTPDRWYNVARAVGNKTPEEVKRHYDLLVEDVKHIESGQVPFPDYRTSGGSGNIGHDEEKRMRNLKLH
- the LOC101299622 gene encoding serine carboxypeptidase-like 18-like, whose protein sequence is MGSSNMIIYVGFWLWHASVLLLLTSNFALAQSIIKNLPAFHGDLPFKLETGYVGVGDSEEVQLFYYLVESERSPENDPLLIWLTGGPRCSSFYGLIYEIGPMSFELTNLSTDPLTLVLNPNSWNKVANIIFVDAPAGTGYSYSTTSHGLISSDTLHSTRIYEFLLKWITAHPKFLANSFYVAGDSYSGKIVPIIALQITDGIEAGIKPNLNLKGYIVGNPVSNGQQDVNSRIVYAHQLGLISDRIYQSANKNCKGEFVDLDPNNKLCLNSLQAIDECIGRIDNEHILAPFCLPDINENPQNSILEMNWESNDDSFLDFSFPMVHMCREDKIRYSVLWQNDMNVRNALNIREGTKGQWTKCNKTTPYTFDIASNIEYHRNLSQKSLRALIYSGDHDMSVPYISTLAWIESMNFTIEEDWRPWFSNDQVAGYTLYYSNKEYNLTYATIKGGGHTAPEYNPKECFDMISRWLAHAPL